In Gossypium arboreum isolate Shixiya-1 chromosome 5, ASM2569848v2, whole genome shotgun sequence, a single genomic region encodes these proteins:
- the LOC108452503 gene encoding EPIDERMAL PATTERNING FACTOR-like protein 2 encodes MEGRLFCFLLALQIVRWTCATSRPLAPIDGFGVHQPGQKNPGTLQVPFSSKEMSLQSSKSKERSGVTFEEAKAEGVSKLGIGSSPPSCEHKCYGCTPCEAIQVPTTSKRIHVDLQYANYEPESWKCKCGPTFYNP; translated from the exons ATGGAGGGAAGGTTGTTTTGTTTTCTGTTGGCTCTTCAAATAGTAAGATGGACTTGTGCCACTAGCAGGCCTTTAGCACCAATTGATGGTTTTGGAGTTCATCAACCAG GCCAGAAGAACCCAGGGACATTACAAGTTCCATTTAGCTCAAAAGAAATGTCTCTGCAGAGTTCTAAAAGCAAGGAAAGAAGCGGTGTCACATTTGAAGAAGCAAAGGCTGAAGGGGTAAGTAAACTGGGGATAGGGTCAAGCCCTCCAAGTTGTGAACACAAATGCTATGGTTGCACCCCATGTGAAGCCATTCAAGTGCCTACCACAAGCAAACGAATCCATGTGGATTTACAGTACGCAAATTATGAGCCTGAGAGTTGGAAATGCAAGTGCGGTCCTACCTTTTACAACCCATGA